One part of the Parabacteroides distasonis ATCC 8503 genome encodes these proteins:
- the trpC gene encoding indole-3-glycerol phosphate synthase TrpC: MKKDILQDIIANKRIEVARQKQAVSLQTLLALGSDRMERDTRSMRAALESSPSGIISEFKRKSPSKGWLHPGANIADVVPAYEAGGASACSILTDGDFFGGSLGDLQKARKLVDLPLLRKDFIIDTYQLFQARVMGADAVLLIAAALTEEECRILAETAHSLQLEVLLEVHSEDELKYLNADIDMLGVNNRNLGTFHTDVNNSFKLVDKMRGFSPLLVSESGISETDTVRQLREAGFRGFLIGETFMKTERPGDTLADFIGGLA, from the coding sequence ATGAAAAAGGACATCTTACAAGATATTATCGCCAATAAGCGCATCGAGGTAGCCCGGCAAAAACAGGCCGTAAGCTTACAGACCTTATTGGCTCTAGGTAGCGACCGTATGGAGCGTGACACACGTTCCATGCGTGCGGCGCTGGAATCATCCCCCTCCGGTATTATCTCCGAGTTCAAGCGTAAAAGCCCCTCCAAGGGCTGGCTGCATCCGGGTGCGAATATCGCCGACGTGGTGCCCGCTTACGAGGCCGGAGGAGCCTCCGCCTGCTCGATCCTTACGGATGGGGATTTCTTCGGAGGTTCCTTGGGCGACTTGCAAAAGGCCCGCAAGCTGGTGGATCTCCCGTTACTTCGCAAGGACTTCATCATCGATACCTACCAACTCTTCCAAGCTCGGGTGATGGGCGCCGACGCTGTCTTGTTGATCGCCGCCGCCCTTACGGAAGAAGAATGCCGGATACTCGCCGAGACCGCCCATAGCCTGCAATTGGAAGTCTTGCTGGAAGTCCATAGCGAGGACGAGCTCAAATACCTGAACGCAGATATCGATATGCTCGGCGTGAACAACCGTAATCTCGGCACCTTCCATACGGACGTAAACAACTCATTCAAGTTGGTCGATAAGATGCGAGGCTTCTCCCCTCTTTTAGTGTCCGAGAGCGGAATATCCGAGACCGATACCGTACGCCAATTGCGTGAGGCCGGTTTCCGTGGATTCCTGATCGGAGAGACCTTCATGAAAACCGAGAGGCCGGGCGATACCCTAGCCGATTTTATAGGAGGACTGGCATGA
- the trpD gene encoding anthranilate phosphoribosyltransferase, with amino-acid sequence MKQILYRLFEHQYLGREEARNILQNIAEGRYNDSQIASLITVFLMRSISVEELTGFREALLEMRVPVDLSEYKPIDIVGTGGDGKNTFNISTCSCFVVAGAGYNVVKHGNYGATSVSGASNVMEQHGVKFTNDIDKLRTSMDTCHIAYLHAPLFNPALKAVAPVRKSLGVRSFFNMLGPLVNPIIPTYQLLGVYNLPLLRLYNYTYQESGTRFAVVHSLDGYDEISLTADFKVAMPEKEKLYTPEMLGFKRCTEADLDGGETPEEAARIFDAVLGNRATEAQKSCVIANSAFAIQVICPEKKIETCIAEARESLESGKALATFRKFISLNQR; translated from the coding sequence ATGAAGCAAATATTATACAGATTATTCGAGCACCAATATCTAGGCCGGGAAGAAGCCCGGAATATCCTCCAGAATATAGCGGAGGGACGCTACAACGATTCCCAGATCGCCAGTCTGATCACCGTATTTCTGATGCGCAGTATCTCCGTAGAGGAATTGACCGGATTCCGGGAAGCTTTGCTGGAGATGCGTGTACCGGTAGATTTAAGCGAATACAAACCGATCGATATCGTAGGTACCGGAGGCGACGGAAAAAACACGTTCAACATCAGTACCTGTTCCTGTTTCGTAGTGGCCGGTGCCGGTTACAATGTCGTAAAGCACGGTAACTACGGGGCTACCTCGGTGAGCGGTGCCAGCAACGTGATGGAGCAACACGGCGTAAAATTCACGAACGATATCGATAAGCTACGTACCTCCATGGATACCTGCCATATCGCCTACCTCCACGCCCCCTTGTTCAACCCGGCGCTGAAAGCGGTAGCTCCGGTACGGAAGAGCCTCGGCGTGCGCAGCTTCTTCAATATGCTCGGCCCGCTGGTCAACCCGATCATACCTACTTACCAATTGTTAGGCGTATATAACCTCCCGCTACTCCGCCTATATAATTATACGTATCAAGAGAGTGGTACCCGTTTCGCCGTGGTACATAGCTTGGACGGTTACGACGAGATCTCCCTCACGGCCGATTTCAAGGTAGCCATGCCGGAGAAAGAGAAGCTTTATACCCCGGAGATGCTCGGATTCAAACGTTGCACGGAAGCGGACCTCGATGGCGGAGAGACCCCGGAGGAAGCGGCCCGTATCTTCGACGCCGTATTAGGGAACAGGGCTACCGAGGCCCAAAAGAGCTGCGTGATCGCCAACTCCGCTTTCGCCATCCAAGTGATCTGTCCAGAGAAGAAGATCGAGACATGTATCGCCGAGGCACGTGAATCATTGGAAAGCGGAAAAGCATTGGCCACATTCCGTAAATTTATATCTTTGAACCAAAGATAA
- a CDS encoding anthranilate synthase component II — MKILLFDNYDSFTYNLLHILKELGADVEVHRNDKISLEEIERFDKILLSPGPGIPEEAGILLPLIRRYAPTKSILGVCLGEQAIGEAFGATLINLTDVHHGVCSDIRIVAKDPIFEGLEPGIRVGRYHSWAVSKENFPDCLEITAVDTEEGQIMGLRHREYDVRGIQFHPESVLTPKGKTIIENWLKR; from the coding sequence ATGAAGATATTATTATTTGATAATTACGATTCCTTCACCTACAATTTGCTACATATATTGAAGGAACTGGGTGCGGATGTAGAGGTACACCGCAACGACAAGATCTCCTTGGAAGAGATAGAGCGTTTCGATAAGATCTTACTATCCCCGGGACCGGGCATCCCCGAGGAAGCCGGCATCCTCCTCCCCTTGATCCGCCGGTACGCCCCGACAAAGAGCATCCTAGGTGTCTGCCTAGGCGAGCAGGCCATCGGCGAGGCATTCGGCGCCACATTGATAAACCTTACCGACGTGCATCACGGCGTTTGCTCCGATATACGGATTGTCGCTAAAGATCCTATCTTCGAGGGACTGGAACCGGGTATACGTGTTGGGCGTTATCATTCTTGGGCGGTCTCCAAGGAAAACTTCCCGGATTGTCTGGAAATCACGGCGGTCGATACGGAAGAAGGACAGATCATGGGCTTGCGCCATCGTGAGTATGATGTACGAGGTATCCAATTCCATCCGGAATCCGTGTTGACACCCAAAGGGAAGACAATTATAGAGAACTGGCTGAAACGCTAA
- a CDS encoding anthranilate synthase component I family protein yields MNYSFKTISKKVMGDLHTPVSIYLKVRDIYPESALLESSDFHGNENSLSFIALRPLASIGINNGECTATFPDETREVTPLTEDYNVPEAMNAFLGRFKVEGADKKVCGLFGYTAFDAVRYFENIPVMEVHHEENDAPDMLYILYKYILVFNHFKNELTLVEMLQEDEASRLEEIETLIENRNFASYNFQTAGPETSPITGEEYKAMVRQGIKHCLRGDVFQIVLSRRFEQPFKGDDFKVYRALRSINPSPYLFYFDFGGFRIFGSSPETHCKVTGRHASIDPIAGTAFRTGNIEVDKQRTEALLADPKENAEHVMLVDLARNDLSRNAHDVQVDFYKEVQYYSHVIHLVSRVSGEINADSDPVKTYVDTFPAGTLSGAPKVRAMQLITDIEHHNRGAYGGCIGFIGLDGDLNQAITIRTFVSRGNVLYYQAGAGIVAKSNDERELQEVNNKLGALKKAIDLAEKLIN; encoded by the coding sequence ATGAATTATTCTTTCAAAACGATAAGCAAGAAGGTGATGGGCGACCTTCACACTCCCGTAAGCATCTATCTGAAAGTGCGGGATATCTACCCGGAATCGGCCCTGTTGGAAAGCTCGGACTTCCACGGAAACGAGAATAGCCTTTCCTTTATAGCGCTCCGCCCCTTGGCGAGCATCGGTATCAACAACGGGGAATGCACGGCTACCTTCCCGGACGAGACCCGTGAGGTTACCCCGCTCACCGAAGACTATAACGTACCCGAGGCGATGAACGCTTTTCTCGGCCGCTTCAAGGTGGAGGGAGCGGACAAGAAGGTCTGCGGATTATTCGGCTACACGGCTTTCGATGCCGTCCGTTATTTCGAGAACATCCCGGTCATGGAAGTTCATCACGAGGAGAACGACGCCCCCGATATGCTATACATATTATATAAGTATATCCTTGTCTTCAATCATTTCAAGAACGAGTTGACCCTAGTGGAGATGCTCCAAGAGGACGAGGCTAGCCGGCTGGAAGAAATCGAGACATTGATCGAGAACCGTAACTTCGCCTCCTATAACTTCCAGACAGCGGGTCCCGAGACCTCCCCGATCACCGGCGAGGAATACAAGGCGATGGTCCGCCAAGGCATCAAGCACTGCCTCAGGGGAGATGTCTTCCAGATCGTATTGAGCCGTCGCTTCGAGCAACCGTTCAAGGGAGACGACTTCAAGGTGTACCGGGCTCTTCGCAGCATCAATCCCTCTCCTTATTTGTTCTACTTCGATTTCGGAGGTTTCCGTATCTTCGGCTCTTCCCCCGAGACGCATTGCAAGGTAACGGGCAGACACGCCAGCATCGACCCGATCGCCGGGACCGCTTTCCGTACCGGTAATATCGAGGTAGACAAACAACGTACCGAGGCCCTGCTAGCCGACCCCAAGGAGAACGCCGAGCACGTGATGCTGGTAGACCTCGCCCGCAACGACCTAAGCCGGAACGCCCACGACGTGCAAGTGGATTTCTATAAGGAGGTACAATACTACAGCCACGTCATCCACCTCGTATCCCGTGTGAGCGGCGAGATCAACGCCGATAGCGACCCGGTAAAGACCTACGTCGATACCTTCCCCGCCGGCACGTTGAGCGGAGCCCCCAAAGTACGGGCCATGCAACTGATCACCGACATCGAGCATCATAACCGGGGTGCTTACGGCGGCTGTATCGGCTTTATCGGTCTGGATGGTGATTTGAACCAAGCGATCACGATCCGTACCTTCGTCAGCCGTGGCAACGTACTTTACTATCAGGCGGGAGCCGGGATCGTGGCTAAGAGCAACGATGAGCGTGAATTGCAAGAGGTAAACAATAAGCTGGGAGCCTTGAAGAAGGCGATAGATCTAGCGGAGAAATTAATCAATTGA
- the trpB gene encoding tryptophan synthase subunit beta — protein sequence MKTYQVDKNGYYGEFGGAYVPEILHQCVENLQNTYLQVLESDSFKEKFDQLLRDYVGRPSPLYLAKRLSEKYGCKIYLKREDLNHTGAHKINNTIGQILLARRMGKSRIIAETGAGQHGVATATVCALMNMECIVYMGKTDVERQHANVQKMEMLGATVVPVTSGNMTLKDATNEAIRDWCCHPSDTYYIIGSTVGPHPYPDMVARLQSVISEEIKKQLLEKEGRDHPDYLIACVGGGSNAAGTIYHFVDDERVKIVLAEAGGKGIHSGMSAATIQLGKEGIIHGARTLVMQNEDGQIEEPYSVSAGLDYPGIGPIHANLSVKHRAQILAVDDDEALEAAFELTRLEGIIPALESAHALGALAKVNFKPEEVVVLTVSGRGDKDMDTYINYKLS from the coding sequence ATGAAAACGTATCAAGTTGACAAGAATGGTTACTATGGTGAGTTCGGCGGGGCCTATGTTCCCGAGATCCTTCATCAATGCGTGGAAAATTTACAGAATACCTATCTGCAAGTGTTGGAGAGCGATAGCTTCAAGGAAAAGTTCGATCAGTTATTGCGTGATTATGTAGGCCGCCCCTCCCCTCTTTACTTGGCCAAACGGTTGAGCGAGAAATACGGATGTAAGATCTATTTGAAACGGGAAGACTTGAACCATACCGGAGCACATAAGATCAACAATACGATCGGCCAGATCCTCCTAGCCCGCCGCATGGGGAAGAGCCGTATCATCGCCGAGACGGGTGCCGGACAGCATGGAGTGGCTACGGCTACGGTATGTGCCTTGATGAATATGGAATGTATCGTTTATATGGGGAAGACAGACGTGGAACGCCAACATGCCAACGTACAGAAGATGGAAATGCTGGGAGCTACCGTCGTGCCCGTGACCTCGGGAAACATGACCTTGAAAGACGCCACGAACGAGGCGATCCGTGACTGGTGCTGTCATCCTTCGGATACGTATTATATTATCGGTTCTACGGTAGGCCCCCATCCTTATCCGGATATGGTAGCCCGGCTGCAATCCGTTATCAGCGAGGAGATCAAGAAGCAACTGCTGGAGAAGGAAGGAAGGGATCACCCGGATTACCTGATCGCCTGCGTAGGCGGGGGAAGTAACGCCGCCGGTACGATCTATCATTTCGTGGACGACGAGCGGGTGAAGATCGTATTGGCCGAGGCCGGCGGCAAGGGCATCCACTCCGGCATGAGCGCCGCCACGATCCAATTGGGTAAAGAGGGCATCATCCACGGGGCACGTACCTTGGTCATGCAGAACGAGGACGGACAGATCGAGGAACCTTATTCTGTTTCCGCCGGCTTGGATTACCCGGGCATCGGCCCGATCCACGCGAACCTCTCCGTAAAGCACCGTGCGCAAATCCTAGCGGTTGATGATGACGAGGCGTTGGAGGCCGCTTTCGAGTTGACCCGTCTGGAAGGAATCATCCCGGCCTTGGAAAGCGCCCATGCCTTGGGAGCCTTGGCCAAGGTAAACTTCAAGCCGGAAGAGGTGGTGGTACTGACTGTCTCGGGCCGTGGCGATAAAGATATGGACACTTACATTAATTATAAATTATCATGA
- a CDS encoding aspartate ammonia-lyase — translation MDTKLTGKTRIESDLIGAREIPAEALYGVQTLRGIENFSISKFRLSEYPLFIKGLAITKMAAAMANFELGLLTVEQKDAIIAACGEIIDGKHHDQFPVDMIQGGAGTTTNMNANEVIANRALELMGHERGEYQYCSPNDHVNCSQSTNDAYPTAIHIGMYFKHLQLLPHLEELIASFRKKGEEFSRIIKMGRTQLEDAVPMTLGQTFNGFASILQDEIAHLNEAAADFLVVNMGATAIGTGICAEPGYAEKCIAALREITGWDIRLSSDLVGATSDTSCLVGYASAMKRVCVKMNKICNDLRLLASGPRCGLGEFNLPAMQPGSSIMPGKVNPVIPEVMNQIAYKVMGNELCVTMAGEAAQMELNAMEPVMAQCCFESVDLLINGFDTLRTRCVDGIIANEDRCREEVHHSIGVVTALNPVIGYKNSTKIAKEALETGVSVYQLVLDHGILTKEELDTILSPENMIKPVKLDIKPRR, via the coding sequence ATGGATACTAAATTAACTGGAAAAACTCGCATAGAGAGCGATTTGATCGGCGCTCGTGAAATCCCCGCCGAAGCATTATACGGAGTTCAAACCTTGAGAGGAATCGAGAATTTCTCAATCAGTAAATTCCGTTTGAGTGAATATCCTTTATTCATTAAAGGATTAGCTATAACAAAAATGGCGGCTGCCATGGCTAACTTTGAACTAGGCTTGCTTACCGTAGAGCAAAAGGACGCTATCATCGCCGCTTGCGGGGAGATTATCGATGGCAAGCATCACGACCAGTTCCCGGTGGATATGATCCAAGGCGGAGCGGGTACCACTACGAATATGAACGCGAATGAGGTGATCGCCAACCGTGCCTTGGAGCTGATGGGGCATGAGCGAGGTGAATACCAATACTGCTCACCGAACGACCATGTGAACTGCTCGCAATCCACGAACGACGCATATCCGACCGCTATCCATATCGGTATGTATTTTAAGCATCTTCAATTGCTTCCCCATTTGGAGGAATTGATCGCCTCTTTCCGTAAGAAAGGGGAGGAGTTCTCGCGGATTATCAAGATGGGACGTACGCAGTTGGAGGATGCCGTACCTATGACGTTGGGGCAGACCTTTAATGGCTTCGCCAGCATCTTGCAGGATGAGATCGCTCACTTGAATGAGGCCGCCGCCGATTTCTTGGTGGTTAATATGGGAGCTACCGCTATCGGTACGGGTATTTGTGCCGAGCCGGGATACGCGGAGAAATGTATCGCGGCTTTACGTGAGATAACCGGATGGGATATCCGTCTCTCCTCCGATTTGGTAGGAGCTACCTCGGATACTTCTTGCTTGGTAGGCTATGCTTCCGCCATGAAGCGGGTTTGCGTGAAGATGAATAAGATATGTAATGACCTTCGCTTGTTGGCAAGCGGTCCTCGTTGCGGTTTGGGTGAGTTTAACTTGCCTGCTATGCAGCCGGGTTCTTCTATCATGCCGGGTAAGGTGAACCCTGTGATCCCGGAGGTGATGAACCAAATCGCTTATAAGGTAATGGGTAATGAATTATGTGTGACCATGGCCGGGGAAGCCGCCCAGATGGAGCTGAACGCCATGGAGCCGGTGATGGCACAATGCTGCTTCGAGTCCGTGGATTTGCTGATCAATGGTTTCGATACCTTGCGTACCCGTTGCGTGGACGGTATTATCGCTAACGAGGATCGTTGCCGTGAGGAGGTACATCATAGCATCGGCGTGGTGACGGCCTTGAATCCGGTAATCGGCTATAAGAACTCGACCAAGATCGCGAAGGAGGCGTTGGAGACCGGCGTTAGCGTTTATCAATTGGTACTGGATCATGGTATCTTGACCAAGGAGGAATTGGATACGATCTTAAGCCCGGAGAATATGATCAAGCCGGTGAAGTTGGATATCAAGCCTCGCCGTTAA
- a CDS encoding sugar phosphate isomerase/epimerase family protein, with protein sequence MINRRDFLKNASLFTLGGLMAGKVGSADAAKPVTSETMAAKTVGLQIYSLGKELYADVPGGLKKIKQMGYTNLELAGYKEGKIGGVDMMEFKKMVDDAGLKITSSHVNPPVREYTKANRSQISEYWKKTADDHAKLGVKYLIQPGQPSTRSTEETAFVCEIFNEAGKIVKAAGIPFGYHNHEMEFAKVNPGSTEAKLGRRVKGDCIYELFLKNTDPSLVFFEMDVYWAVMGQQDPIEWLKKYPNRIKVLHIKDRAILGESGMMNFENIFRQAYANGIKDYFVELEGMPDGRSQFEGVKGCVDYLLKAPFVK encoded by the coding sequence ATGATAAATAGACGAGATTTTTTAAAGAATGCGTCCCTTTTCACCTTGGGTGGCCTGATGGCCGGAAAGGTCGGGAGCGCAGATGCGGCTAAACCTGTCACTTCTGAAACGATGGCCGCTAAGACAGTTGGTTTACAAATCTATTCTTTAGGCAAGGAACTTTATGCGGATGTACCCGGTGGATTGAAAAAGATCAAGCAAATGGGGTACACGAATCTGGAATTGGCCGGTTACAAGGAAGGCAAGATCGGCGGTGTAGACATGATGGAATTCAAGAAGATGGTGGATGATGCCGGATTGAAGATCACCAGTTCCCACGTGAATCCTCCGGTACGTGAGTACACGAAGGCCAATCGCTCCCAGATCTCCGAGTATTGGAAGAAGACGGCTGATGACCATGCCAAACTAGGCGTGAAGTACTTGATCCAGCCCGGGCAACCGAGTACCCGTAGCACCGAGGAAACCGCTTTCGTCTGCGAGATTTTTAACGAGGCGGGTAAGATCGTGAAAGCGGCCGGTATTCCTTTCGGCTATCACAACCATGAGATGGAGTTCGCCAAGGTAAATCCGGGTAGTACGGAGGCCAAGCTGGGAAGGCGTGTGAAAGGAGATTGCATCTATGAGTTGTTCTTGAAGAATACTGATCCTTCGCTTGTATTTTTCGAGATGGATGTTTATTGGGCCGTGATGGGACAACAAGATCCGATAGAGTGGTTGAAGAAATATCCGAACCGTATTAAGGTATTGCACATCAAGGACCGTGCTATTCTAGGCGAGTCCGGGATGATGAATTTCGAGAATATATTCCGGCAAGCTTACGCGAATGGAATCAAGGATTATTTCGTGGAGTTGGAGGGTATGCCTGACGGACGTTCCCAGTTTGAGGGCGTGAAAGGCTGCGTGGATTATTTATTGAAAGCACCGTTCGTGAAATAA
- a CDS encoding RNA polymerase sigma-70 factor, with protein MDENAERISLELIAGDEQAFDTVYKQYYRGLCAFASQYVTVPESEEIVQDVMMWLWENRKSLVADMSLKSLLFTIVRNKCLNTISHIQVKQQVHERLYAKFQEQFENPDFYIGELMALASKAIRELPDEYRKAFEMNRFEEMTYNEIAERTGVSPKTIAYRISQALKILRTKLKDYIPLLVWLLYEQTRS; from the coding sequence GTGGACGAGAACGCAGAACGAATTTCACTAGAACTTATCGCAGGAGACGAACAAGCGTTCGACACCGTGTACAAACAATATTACCGGGGATTGTGCGCCTTCGCCTCCCAATATGTAACAGTACCAGAATCGGAGGAGATCGTACAAGACGTGATGATGTGGCTGTGGGAAAACCGAAAATCCCTAGTAGCGGACATGTCTCTGAAATCACTCCTCTTCACGATTGTCCGCAATAAATGCCTCAATACGATCAGCCACATACAGGTTAAGCAACAAGTGCACGAGAGACTGTACGCCAAGTTCCAAGAGCAATTCGAGAATCCTGATTTTTATATAGGAGAACTGATGGCCTTGGCCTCCAAGGCCATCCGGGAGCTCCCGGATGAATACCGTAAGGCATTCGAGATGAACCGTTTCGAGGAAATGACCTACAACGAGATCGCCGAGCGGACAGGCGTATCCCCAAAAACAATCGCATACCGCATCTCTCAAGCGCTCAAGATATTACGGACGAAATTAAAGGACTATATCCCTTTATTGGTATGGCTGCTTTACGAACAAACACGCTCATAA
- the gpmA gene encoding 2,3-diphosphoglycerate-dependent phosphoglycerate mutase, whose translation MKSIVLLRHGESIWNKENRFTGWTDVDLTEKGVAEAYRAGNLLKEKGYVFNKAYTSYLKRAVKTLNCVLDRMDQDWIPVEKSWRLNEKHYGSLQGLNKSETAQKYGDEQVLIWRRSYDIAPLPLSEDDPRNPRFDIRYKDVPDKELPRTESLKDTVERILPYWKEVIFPTLRTADQILVAAHGNSLRGIIKYLKNISDEEIVHLNLPTAVPYVFEFDDDLKLVNDYFLGDPEEIKKLMEAVANQGKKK comes from the coding sequence ATGAAAAGTATCGTATTGCTTCGCCACGGCGAAAGTATATGGAATAAAGAGAACCGGTTCACCGGTTGGACCGATGTGGATTTGACAGAAAAAGGCGTGGCCGAAGCTTATAGGGCCGGCAACCTATTGAAAGAAAAAGGATATGTGTTCAATAAAGCCTATACCTCTTATTTAAAACGGGCCGTCAAAACCTTGAATTGTGTATTGGATCGCATGGACCAAGACTGGATCCCGGTGGAGAAGAGCTGGAGGCTGAACGAGAAACATTACGGATCGCTACAAGGGTTGAACAAGAGCGAGACCGCCCAAAAGTATGGAGACGAGCAGGTCTTGATCTGGCGTCGCAGTTACGATATAGCCCCGCTTCCCCTATCGGAAGACGACCCTCGTAACCCTCGCTTCGATATCCGCTACAAAGACGTGCCGGATAAAGAGTTGCCCCGTACGGAATCCTTGAAAGATACGGTTGAGCGGATTCTCCCTTATTGGAAAGAGGTTATCTTCCCGACGCTCCGGACCGCCGACCAGATCCTTGTCGCCGCTCACGGAAACAGCTTGCGGGGAATCATCAAATATTTAAAAAACATCTCCGATGAAGAGATCGTTCATCTGAATCTCCCAACAGCCGTTCCATACGTGTTCGAGTTCGATGATGACTTAAAACTCGTGAATGATTATTTCCTTGGCGACCCGGAGGAAATCAAGAAACTCATGGAAGCCGTAGCCAACCAAGGAAAGAAAAAGTAG
- a CDS encoding DUF488 domain-containing protein, whose translation MVKILLKRIYEEPSEADGYRILLDRLWPRGLKKEDAKFDEWRKDITPSKELRQWFHEDKDRHWEVFQGRYGMEIKQNPDFIPFLREIEKHPVVTFLTAAKDVQHSHLPILKEVIEDFEKNKS comes from the coding sequence ATGGTAAAGATTCTTTTAAAACGGATTTATGAGGAGCCAAGTGAGGCGGATGGTTATCGCATTCTTCTCGACAGGCTATGGCCCAGAGGACTGAAGAAAGAGGATGCGAAGTTTGACGAATGGAGAAAAGACATCACTCCATCCAAGGAGTTACGCCAATGGTTCCACGAGGATAAAGACAGGCATTGGGAAGTATTCCAAGGTCGCTACGGGATGGAGATCAAGCAGAACCCGGATTTCATTCCTTTCTTACGAGAGATCGAGAAGCATCCGGTTGTCACTTTCCTCACGGCAGCGAAGGATGTACAACATAGTCATCTACCTATATTAAAAGAAGTCATCGAGGATTTCGAAAAAAACAAATCATAA
- a CDS encoding FecR family protein gives MEINEDILIRYINGMLTEEEAAEVKNWRAASLENEKLLEQVYFTAQVASRLKVMRTVNPDEALSRFKSRIHKKEKRLALRQVLGVIQRAAAVLFIPVFLLSAYLFIQQGQGNVRTLAVRTNPGVVSAFDLPDGSKVWLNANSELRYLSDFNADTRTVELTGQGYFEVTKNAHKPFIVKADKDYSVEVLGTSFNVSAYKDESMIETTLVEGSVKLNVVSGGKRMTQMLKPNEKAEYQKGAGKIKVFDVNTEYDTAWKNGEIIFRNHPMDKVLKTLERHYHVVFEVKDNEILKSIITARFKDEQLPQVLEYLKLASGIQYAIHKPTVKDSGSGTSVVEISK, from the coding sequence ATGGAAATAAACGAAGACATATTGATCCGATACATCAATGGGATGTTGACCGAGGAGGAAGCTGCGGAGGTGAAAAACTGGCGGGCCGCCTCTCTAGAAAACGAGAAACTGTTGGAGCAGGTCTATTTTACAGCTCAAGTGGCAAGTCGCCTAAAAGTCATGCGGACCGTGAACCCGGACGAGGCGTTGTCTCGTTTTAAATCAAGAATCCATAAGAAAGAGAAAAGATTAGCTTTAAGACAAGTGTTAGGTGTTATTCAACGGGCTGCGGCCGTGTTATTCATTCCAGTCTTTCTTTTATCCGCTTATTTGTTCATACAGCAGGGTCAAGGGAACGTGCGTACGCTAGCCGTACGCACGAATCCTGGGGTGGTTTCGGCATTCGATTTACCTGACGGTTCTAAGGTTTGGCTGAATGCCAATAGCGAATTGAGATATCTTTCGGACTTCAATGCGGATACCCGTACGGTGGAATTAACCGGACAAGGATATTTCGAGGTGACGAAGAATGCTCATAAGCCTTTTATTGTGAAAGCGGATAAAGATTACTCGGTAGAGGTGTTGGGTACTTCTTTCAATGTATCCGCTTACAAAGACGAGAGTATGATAGAGACCACCTTGGTAGAGGGATCGGTAAAGCTGAACGTCGTGTCCGGAGGAAAGCGAATGACACAGATGTTGAAGCCAAACGAGAAAGCCGAGTATCAAAAGGGCGCTGGCAAGATCAAGGTGTTCGACGTGAATACCGAATATGACACGGCTTGGAAGAACGGGGAGATTATCTTCAGGAACCATCCGATGGATAAAGTATTGAAAACGCTGGAACGTCATTATCACGTAGTATTCGAGGTAAAAGATAACGAGATACTGAAGTCCATAATAACAGCCCGTTTCAAGGACGAGCAATTGCCTCAAGTATTGGAATACCTGAAATTGGCGTCGGGAATCCAGTATGCGATACATAAACCTACCGTTAAGGACAGTGGATCGGGAACCTCAGTCGTGGAAATATCAAAATGA